The sequence TGACGCCGCCGGCCATAAGCTTCCCGGCGAAGCCGTCCATGCAGGTGGACTCGTCCGTCAAGGCGGCGCTGACCCATGTCTGAACGTCGCTCATAATGGACGGGAAGTTGGAGGCCTTGATCTGGTTCATCTCGGCCATGGATTTTCTGAGCTGGTCGACCGAGTCGGCGAGCTCCTCCACGCAGTCCCGCATGGCGCCGACCTCTCGGGGCGTCATGCCGGCGGCGTGGGAGAGCTTGAGCATGTCGGCGGAGGTGGAGAGGGCGGTGTGGAGGCTGACGGAGAGGGCGGCGTTGGCGAGGAGCTTGGGGTTTTGCTGGATGGCGGTGGCGTGGGTGGAGAGGGAGGAGTAGCAGAGCTTGGGGTAGGAGGTGGTGGAGCAGGATGTTCGGATGAACTCGGTGCTCCTGGACCCGCCCACACCTCTGCTTTCGCAACCGGACTCCATAACTGCCACCAACAATATTACTACAACTGAAGATATGCCTCTCCACGTCATCATTTTCGGATcaatgtgtgtgtttgtgtgtgaaaCTTGTTAGTGTTTGGTTGTGGATATTTTGGTGGAGAAATG comes from Salvia miltiorrhiza cultivar Shanhuang (shh) chromosome 3, IMPLAD_Smil_shh, whole genome shotgun sequence and encodes:
- the LOC131014415 gene encoding 21 kDa protein-like, giving the protein MMTWRGISSVVVILLVAVMESGCESRGVGGSRSTEFIRTSCSTTSYPKLCYSSLSTHATAIQQNPKLLANAALSVSLHTALSTSADMLKLSHAAGMTPREVGAMRDCVEELADSVDQLRKSMAEMNQIKASNFPSIMSDVQTWVSAALTDESTCMDGFAGKLMAGGVKTAVRGKIENVAHMTSNALSLINAYATLRA